The Phlebotomus papatasi isolate M1 unplaced genomic scaffold, Ppap_2.1 HiC_scaffold_424, whole genome shotgun sequence genome has a segment encoding these proteins:
- the LOC129809192 gene encoding uncharacterized protein K02A2.6-like yields the protein MPYSDGFGVLKIGLDINQVITPAEEFPKIKDILIDLVIDHRVKPVQQPYRRTPLALEERINQKIDELVGADIIEAVQGSSRWISPIVPIVKDNGDLRLCIDMRRANQAIVREQYPLPTIESYLHRLAGARLFSRLDIKNAFHQLELDKRCRYITTFISRRGLFRYKRLMFGINAAPEIFQRTMENLLVNCKNCLNYIDDIIVFGCDVKEHDECLNNVIKVLRAYNVLLNEEKCVYRVKELIFLGHHLSEKGIRPLKEKIAAIRAFREPKTREELQSFLGLVTYIGRFIPNLATETDTLRLLLKGDKIFLWKEEHKLAFRRLLEVIGDIRTLGYYDPKDRTQVIADASPVGLGAVLIQFKGETPRVISYASKSLTETEKRYCQTEKEALSLVWAVEKFYIFLCGIEFDLITDHKALETIFKPSSKPCARIERWVLRLQSFKYRVLYKNGKMNIADSLSRLGLPKEAEPFDEDGEYYIRSVVQIAVPTALSLEEIKKESENDPEFLQLKQALESANWKNQNIKQYAPFRHEISAVDDVFLRGTKIIIPRSLRKRVLEIAHEGHPGESLMKRRVRTKVWWPKIDRMVEQHVKKCRSCVLVSQPLNPVPMTRRPLPEAPWVDTAIDFLGPLPTGEYLLVIVDYYSRYQEIEVMDKVTSRETINRLEKIFCRLGFPKTISLDNGKQFVSREFTHYCKSNGIKLNSVAPYWPQANGEVERQNRSILKRLKISHLEERDWKRDLLAYLAMYYNTPHSVTGKPPAELFYGRLLRDKIPLVTEAATPNDEEVRDFDWEQKERGKELEDKKRGATDHDFKEESSVFVKNQNCSDKLSPTFLTEEFCIIERRGNTVTVRGKLSGKIYKRNISHIKLVPRVEKLQLKRQGEVWELE from the coding sequence CGATGGATTTGGGGTCCTCAAGATTGGTCTGGATATAAATCAAGTTATTACCCCAGCTGAAGAATTTccgaaaataaaggacataCTAATTGATCTTGTAATCGACCACCGAGTGAAACCCGTGCAGCAACCCTACCGACGGACTCCACTAGCTCTAGAGGAGAGAATCAACCAGAAAATTGATGAGTTAGTTGGAGCTGATATAATTGAGGCAGTTCAGGGAAGTAGTCGGTGGATCTCACCGATTGTACCAATCGTGAAAGATAACGGTGATTTGAGACTCTGTATCGACATGCGGAGGGCCAATCAAGCCATCGTGAGAGAACAGTATCCGCTGCCAACGATCGAAAGTTATTTACATCGCTTGGCAGGTGCTCGTCTCTTCTCAAGGCTGGACATCAAAAATGCTTTCCACCAGCTAGAATTGGACAAGAGATGTCGTTACATTACAACATTTATCTCAAGGAGAGGTCTTTTTCGTTATAAGAGACTGATGTTTGGAATAAATGCAGCACCGGAGATTTTTCAAAGGACCATGGAAAACCTATTGGTGAACTGCAAGAACTGTTTGAATTATATCGATGATATAATTGTATTCGGCTGTGATGTGAAGGAACATGATGAATGTCTCAACAACGTCATAAAAGTACTCAGAGCATATAATGTGCTTTTAAACGAAGAGAAATGCGTTTACCGAGTAAAAGAATTAATATTCCTGGGACATCATTTGTCTGAGAAAGGCATTCGCCCGCTTAAAGAGAAGATAGCAGCAATAAGAGCTTTTCGGGAACCAAAAACTCGAGAGGAGCTTCAAAGCTTCCTGGGATTGGTGACATATATTGGGCGATTTATCCCCAATTTGGCGACAGAAACTGATACTCTCAGATTATTGCTTAAAGGTGACAAGATATTTCTTTGGAAAGAAGAGCACAAATTGGCTTTCAGGCGACTTCTCGAAGTGATTGGAGACATTCGAACTTTGGGATATTATGATCCAAAAGACCGCACTCAAGTCATCGCAGATGCAAGTCCTGTAGGACTTGGTGCAGTGCTCATACAATTCAAAGGTGAAACTCCACGGGTTATCTCTTATGCAAGTAAGAGTTTGACTGAGACAGAAAAACGATATTGTCAGACTGAGAAAGAAGCCCTCAGTTTGGTCTGGGCAGTGGAGAAATTTTACATCTTTCTTTGTGGCATTGAATTTGACCTCATCACCGATCACAAGGCGCTGGAGACTATATTCAAACCTTCTTCCAAGCCTTGTGCAAGAATTGAGAGGTGGGTGCTAAGGCTTCAATCTTTCAAATACAGAGTTCTGTATAAAAATGGAAAGATGAACATTGCCGATTCATTGTCACGATTGGGATTACCAAAAGAGGCAGAGCCGTTTGATGAAGATGGCGAATATTATATCAGGAGTGTAGTACAAATTGCGGTACCTACGGCCTTGTCTCTGGAGGAAATAAAAAAGGAGTCGGAAAATGATCCAGAATTTCTGCAGTTGAAACAAGCCTTGGAGTCAGCTAACTGGAAAAACCAGAACATTAAGCAGTACGCTCCGTTTCGCCATGAAATTTCTGCTGTTGATGATGTGTTTCTGCGTGGAACTAAAATCATCATTCCGAGAAGTTTGCGCAAAAGGGTTCTGGAGATCGCTCACGAGGGTCATCCGGGAGAATCGCTGATGAAGCGGAGGGTTCGCACTAAAGTTTGGTGGCCTAAAATAGACAGGATGGTTGAACAACATGTGAAGAAGTGCAGGTCATGTGTATTGGTGTCCCAACCACTAAATCCTGTTCCAATGACACGCAGGCCTCTTCCGGAAGCACCATGGGTTGACACAGCAATTGATTTTCTAGGCCCATTGCCCACTGGTGAGTACCTCTTAGTAATTGTTGATTACTATAGCCGGTATCAGGAAATTGAGGTTATGGATAAAGTCACATCCCGTGAAACTATCAATCGATTGGAGAAGATATTTTGCCGCTTGGGATTCCCAAAGACAATATCTTTGGACAATGGGAAGCAGTTCGTGAGTCGAGAGTTCACCCATTATTGTAAAAGTAATGGTATAAAATTGAACTCTGTTGCTCCATATTGGCCCCAAGCAAATGGGGAAGTAGAGCGACAAAATCGCTCTATTCTAAAACGACTGAAAATAAGCCATCTGGAAGAACGAGACTGGAAGCGGGACCTTCTGGCTTACCTGGCCATGTATTACAACACACCTCATTCAGTTACTGGAAAACCTCCTGCTGAGCTATTTTACGGACGCCTACTTCGTGATAAGATTCCTTTAGTAACTGAGGCTGCAACCCCCAACGATGAGGAAGTCAGGGATTTTGACTGGGAACAAAAGGAAAGGGGAAAGGAGCTAGAAGACAAGAAGAGAGGAGCTACAGATCATGACTTCAAAGAGGAAAGCTCAGTATTCGTGAAAAATCAAAACTGCTCAGATAAACTCTCTCCTACGTTTTTGACAGAGGAATTCTGCATCATTGAGCGTCGAGGGAATACAGTGACTGTGCGAGGAAAGCTTTCTGGGAAGATCTACAAAAGGAACATCTCTCACATTAAGCTGGTACCGAGAGTGGAGAAGTTACAACTAAAAAGACAAGGAGAGGTGTGGGAACTGGAGTGA